In Vigna radiata var. radiata cultivar VC1973A chromosome 3, Vradiata_ver6, whole genome shotgun sequence, the following proteins share a genomic window:
- the LOC106756903 gene encoding two-component response regulator ARR22-like, with the protein MARRNFGSQITALVVDDNVLNRRIHEKLLESAGVRNHEGVENGKVAVDIHCHGRRFDLILMDMDMPIMNGIQATKELRSMGIGSMIVGVSSRSTETEIRKFMESGLNDYHEKPLNTAKLNSILDKMNPNFINK; encoded by the exons atggcacGTAGAAACTTTGGGAGCCAGATAACAGCACTTGTTGTAGATGACAATGTACTGAACAGAAGGATTCATGAAAAGCTGTTGGAGAGTGCTGGAGTGAGAAATCATGAGGGAGTGGAAAACGGGAAAGTAGCAGTGGATATTCATTGCCATGGACGAAGATTCGACCTCATTCTCATGGACATGGACATGCCAATAATGAATGGCATTCAG gcaACAAAGGAACTTCGTTCCATGGGCATTGGGAGCATGATCGTTGGTGTCTCATCACGTTCTACGGAAACAGAAATACGAAAATTTATGGAATCAGGCTTGAATGACTACCATGAGAAACCATTGAACACTGCAAAGCTTAATTCAATTCTTGATAAGATgaaccctaattttattaataaatga